In a single window of the Cydia splendana chromosome 20, ilCydSple1.2, whole genome shotgun sequence genome:
- the LOC134800918 gene encoding NF-kappa-B inhibitor-interacting Ras-like protein, producing MGKTSKVVICGMKGVGKTAVLEQLIYGNVNLKTYFYPTIEDIYVANIETDRGTKERVCFYDTAGLEPPITGEFKGPPQSPTLQLTANQVLQRHYLGFAEGYVMVYDTNRPESLDVLMYLKKDIDRNKDKKEVVMLVIGNRTGPDDPNSLENTCSKAANWCSREKLRHFEVNAMDRPSLYEPFIFLTSKLNPVQNKTAFPQLSTLSKLTQKNNRSDAM from the exons ATGGGTAAAACTAGTAAAGTAGTTATCTGCGGGATGAAAGGTGTCGGTAAAACTGCCGTTCTCGAGCAGTTGATATACGGAAATGTGAATTTAAAAACTTATTTCTATCCGACTATAGAGGATATTTATGTAGCGAATATCGAGACGGATCGCGGGACGAAGGAGCGAGTGTGTTTCTACGATACTGCGGGTCTTGAGCCACCGATTACAGGCGAGTTTAAAG GACCACCCCAATCCCCGACGCTGCAGCTGACAGCCAACCAGGTACTGCAACGGCACTACCTCGGCTTCGCAGAGGGCTACGTCATGGTGTACGACACGAACCGCCCCGAGTCGCTCGATGTGCTCATGTATCTGAAGAAGGATATCGATAGAAATAAGGATAAGAAAGAG GTAGTAATGCTAGTAATAGGCAACCGCACAGGCCCGGACGATCCCAACAGCCTCGAGAACACCTGCTCCAAAGCGGCCAACTGGTGCTCGCGCGAGaagctccgccattttgaagtCAACGCGATGGATCGGCCATCTTTGTATGAACCCTTCATATTTCTAACCTCAAAACTTAATCCGGTGCAGAATAAAACGGCTTTTCCACAGTTGAGTACGCTGAGTAAGTTGACGCAAAAGAATAATAGGAGTGATGCTATgtaa